In Bombina bombina isolate aBomBom1 chromosome 6, aBomBom1.pri, whole genome shotgun sequence, a single genomic region encodes these proteins:
- the LOC128663721 gene encoding surfeit locus protein 4, protein MAPAELMGAAEELADKFLRVTKRYLPHVARLCLISTFLEDGIRMWVQWTEQRDYISMSWGCGAFLASLFVLLNMCGQLVGCFLVLTRKFVPYACFGLFGIIFVQTIVYNILWDVNFLMRNLSLSGALLLLLAESHSEGKSMFAGVPSVGESSPRQYMQLGGRLLLVLMFMTLLRFNLSAFTIFQDIFGLALILLVAVGFKTKLAALTLVVWLMVINVVQNAFWNVPSYRPLHDFLKYDFFQTLSVVGGLLLVVALGPGGVSMDEHKKKW, encoded by the exons TTCTTACGTGTCACTAAGCGGTACCTTCCACATGTGGCTCGCCTTTGTTTGATCAGCACTTTTCTGGAGGATGGGATTCGCATGTGGGTCCAGTGGACAGAGCAGCGCGATTACATCAGCATGTCTTGGGGATGTGGTGCGTTTTTAGCATCCCTTTTTGTTCTCCTCAACATGTGTGGACAGCTAG ttggatgttttcttgttttaacaagAAAATTTGTTCCCTATGCTTGTTTTGGCCTCTTTGGGATTATATTCGTGCAG acTATTGTATACAATATCCTGTGGGATGTCAACTTCCTCATGAG GAACCTATCTTTAAGTGGTGCCCTTCTGCTGCTCCTGGCAGAGTCTCACTCTGAGGGCAAGTCTATGTTTGCTGGGGTGCCCAGTGTGGGAGAATCATCTCCACGTCAGTACATGCAGCTGGGAGGACGCTTGCTACTTGTGCTTATGTTTATGACCCTGCTACGCTTCAATCTCAGTGCCTTTACT ATATTTCAAGATATCTTTGGACTGGCCTTGATCCTTCTTGTAGCAGTGGGCTTCAAGACTAAGCTGGCAGCATTAACTCTAGTTGTCTGGCTGATGGTTATAAATGTTGTACAAAATGCTTTCTGGAATGTGCCCTCATACCGGCCTCTCCACGATTTCCTGAAATATGACTTCTTCCAGACCTTATCAGTTGTGGGAGGACTGCTGTTGGTTGTGGCGCTGGGTCCTGGGGGTGTCTCCATGGATGAACATAAGAAGAAGTGGTAA